A part of Corvus cornix cornix isolate S_Up_H32 chromosome Z, ASM73873v5, whole genome shotgun sequence genomic DNA contains:
- the TUSC1 gene encoding tumor suppressor candidate gene 1 protein, translating to MRRMRAVGGRWDSGAARGGRAALGAAAGSGGRGGAAEAGGGRQGWRGESRGSPQQLAERYADLAASHSEALRQREEREWHNARLRQENARLRLENRRLRRENRCLFRQALLGPGPDKPPADPGEEAEALRAQLGRLQEKHRRALRHPAALPGRRRARGLGSRGRGVGRATAGGGRSAAG from the coding sequence ATGAGGCGCATGCGCGCGGTGGGCGGGCGCTGGGACagcggcgcggcgcgggggggGCGCGCGGCTCTCGGTGCCGCcgccgggagcggcgggcgcggcggggccgcggaggcgggcggcgggcggcaggGCTGGCGGGGCGAGTCGCGGGGGTCGCCGCAGCAGCTGGCGGAGCGGTACGCGGACCTGGCGGCCAGCCACAGCGAGGCGCTGCGGCAGCGGGAGGAGCGCGAGTGGCACAACGCGCGGCTGCGCCAGGAGAACGCGCGGCTGCGGCTGGAGAATCGCCGCCTGCGCCGCGAGAACCGCTGCCTCTTCCGACAGGCCCTGCTGGGGCCCGGCCCTGACAAGCCCCCCGCCGACCCGGGCGAGGAGGCGGAGGCCCTGCGCGCCCAGCTGGGGCGGCTGCAGGAGAAGCACCGCCGGGCCTTGCGGCACCCTGCGGCGCTGCCGGGCCGCCGGCGGGCCCGAGGCCTCGGGAGCCGAGGACGGGGAGTTGGACGAGCTACTGCTGGAGGAGGACGATCAGCCGCTGGATAA